A genome region from Scomber japonicus isolate fScoJap1 chromosome 15, fScoJap1.pri, whole genome shotgun sequence includes the following:
- the yrk gene encoding tyrosine-protein kinase Fgr isoform X4: MGCACCKQKKSAKAATTSAAAVDITDLTLNNAGGGLSAGLTQGRYCPDPTQSIPDFNKGFSSSSIFPNASTQQRPGGVTCGGVTLFIALYDYDARTEDDLTFQKGEKFQIINNTEGDWWEARSLDTGNSGYIPSNYVAPVDSIQAEEWYFGKMGRKDAERQLLGHGNQRGTFLIRESETTKGAYSLSIRDWDDAKGEHVKHYKIRKLDNGGYYITTRSQFDTVPQLVEHYTERAAGLCCRLIGSCKRGMPKLADLSVKTKDMWEIPRESLQLIKKLGNGQFGEVWMGSNDGLCYFLTKPCPNSTPLTMGLGRDAWEVSRETLSMQRKLGQGCFGDVWMGMWNGTTKVAVKTLKPGTMSPEAFLEEAQIMKRLRHDKLVQLYAVVSEEPIYIITEFMSQGSLLDFLKDGEGQGLKLPQLVDMAAQIAAGMAYIERMNYIHRDLRAANILVGDNLVCKIADFGLARLIEDNEYTARQGAKFPIKWTAPEAALYGRFTIKSDVWSFGILLTELITKGRVPYPGMNNREVLEQVERGYRMPCAPGCPSSLHELMVQCWRREADERHTFEYLQSFLEDYFTATEPQYQPGENL, translated from the exons ATGGGGTGTGCCTGTTGCAAGCAGAAGAAGTCCGCCAAAGCAGCaacaacatcagcagcagcagtagacaTTACAGATCTGACTCTTAACAACGCGGGTGGAGGGTTGTCTGCAGGCTTGACTCAGGGGCGTTACTGTCCTGACCCCACTCAGAGCATCCCAGACTTCAACAAGGGTTTCTCATCCAGTAGCATCTTCCCCAATGCCAGCACGCAGCAGCGGCCTGGAGGTGTAACAT GTGGTGGAGTCACGCTCTTCATAGCTCTGTATGATTATGATGCTCGCACAGAAGATGACCTCACTTTCCAGAAAGGAGAGAAATTTCAGATCATCAACAACAC AGAGGGCGACTGGTGGGAGGCTCGATCTTTGGACACTGGCAACTCAGGTTATATCCCCTCCAACTATGTAGCTCCTGTTGACTCCATACAAGCCGAAGA gTGGTATTTTGGGAAGATGGGGAGGAAGGATGCGGAAAGACAGCTGCTGGGCCATGGCAACCAGAGGGGAACTTTTCTCATACGAGAAAGTGAGACCACAAAAG GTGCTTACTCTCTTTCTATCCGTGACTGGGACGATGCCAAGGGAGAGCACGTCAAGCACTATAAGATCCGCAAACTGGACAATGGTGGCTACTATATTACCACGAGATCACAGTTTGATACCGTGCCACAGCTGGTGGAGCACTACACAG aGAGAGCAGCGGGACTGTGCTGCCGTTTGATTGGCAGCTGTAAGCGGGGCATGCCTAAGCTGGCTGATTTATCGGTGAAGACCAAGGATATGTGGGAGATTCCCCGTGAATCCCTCCAGCTGATTAAGAAACTGGGCAACGGCCAGTTTGGAGAAGTCTGGATGG GCTCTAATGATGGGCTGTGTTATTTCCTGACCAAGCCCTGCCCCAACTCCACCCCGCTCACCATGGGTCTTGGGCGGGATGCCTGGGAGGTGTCCAGGGAAACGCTGTCCATGCAAAGGAAGCTGGGTCAGGGCTGTTTCGGGGACGTGTGGATGG GCATGTGGAACGGCACCACCAAGGTAGCGGTGAAGACTCTGAAGCCGGGAACCATGTCCCCCGAGGCCTTCCTGGAGGAGGCTCAGATCATGAAGAGACTCCGCCACGACAAGCTGGTGCAGCTTTACGCCGTCGTGTCTGAGGAGCCCATCTACATTATCACCGAGTTCATGAGCCAAG GAAGTTTGCTGGACTTTCTAAAAGATGGGGAGGGGCAGGGTTTGAAACTGCCTCAGCTGGTGGACATGGCTGCCCAG ATTGCAGCTGGAATGGCGTACATAGAGAGGATGAACTACATCCACCGTGACCTGCGAGCAGCCAACATCCTGGTTGGAGACAATCTGGTGTGCAAGATCGCTGACTTTGGCCTGGCTAGGCTCATCGAGGACAATGAGTACACAGCCAGACAAG GGGCGAAGTTCCCCATCAAGTGGACGGCTCCAGAAGCTGCACTGTATGGACGCTTTACCATCAAGTCAGATGTCTGGAGCTTTGGCATCCTACTAACCGAGCTCATCACAAAGGGACGTGTGCCGTACCCAG GCATGAACAACCGTGAGGTGTTGGAGCAGGTGGAGAGGGGCTACCGAATGCCCTGTGCCCCAGGCTGCCCCTCCTCACTCCATGAACTGATGGTGCAGTGCTGGAGGCGGGAGGCCGATGAGAGGCACACTTTCGAGTACCTGCAGTCCTTCCTGGAGGATTACTTCACTGCCACAGAGCCGCAGTACCAGCCTGGAGAAAACCTgtga
- the yrk gene encoding tyrosine-protein kinase Fgr isoform X1 — MGCACCKQKKSAKAATTSAAAVDITDLTLNNAGGGLSAGLTQGRYCPDPTQSIPDFNKGFSSSSIFPNASTQQRPGGVTCGGVTLFIALYDYDARTEDDLTFQKGEKFQIINNTEGDWWEARSLDTGNSGYIPSNYVAPVDSIQAEEWYFGKMGRKDAERQLLGHGNQRGTFLIRESETTKGAYSLSIRDWDDAKGEHVKHYKIRKLDNGGYYITTRSQFDTVPQLVEHYTERAAGLCCRLIGSCKRGMPKLADLSVKTKDMWEIPRESLQLIKKLGNGQFGEVWMGMWNGTTKVAVKTLKPGTMSPEAFLEEAQIMKRLRHDKLVQLYAVVSEEPIYIITEFMSQGSLLDFLKDGEGQGLKLPQLVDMAAQIAAGMAYIERMNYIHRDLRAANILVGDNLVCKIADFGLARLIEDNEYTARQGAKFPIKWTAPEAALYGRFTIKSDVWSFGILLTELITKGRVPYPGMNNREVLEQVERGYRMPCAPGCPSSLHELMVQCWRREADERHTFEYLQSFLEDYFTATEPQYQPGENL; from the exons ATGGGGTGTGCCTGTTGCAAGCAGAAGAAGTCCGCCAAAGCAGCaacaacatcagcagcagcagtagacaTTACAGATCTGACTCTTAACAACGCGGGTGGAGGGTTGTCTGCAGGCTTGACTCAGGGGCGTTACTGTCCTGACCCCACTCAGAGCATCCCAGACTTCAACAAGGGTTTCTCATCCAGTAGCATCTTCCCCAATGCCAGCACGCAGCAGCGGCCTGGAGGTGTAACAT GTGGTGGAGTCACGCTCTTCATAGCTCTGTATGATTATGATGCTCGCACAGAAGATGACCTCACTTTCCAGAAAGGAGAGAAATTTCAGATCATCAACAACAC AGAGGGCGACTGGTGGGAGGCTCGATCTTTGGACACTGGCAACTCAGGTTATATCCCCTCCAACTATGTAGCTCCTGTTGACTCCATACAAGCCGAAGA gTGGTATTTTGGGAAGATGGGGAGGAAGGATGCGGAAAGACAGCTGCTGGGCCATGGCAACCAGAGGGGAACTTTTCTCATACGAGAAAGTGAGACCACAAAAG GTGCTTACTCTCTTTCTATCCGTGACTGGGACGATGCCAAGGGAGAGCACGTCAAGCACTATAAGATCCGCAAACTGGACAATGGTGGCTACTATATTACCACGAGATCACAGTTTGATACCGTGCCACAGCTGGTGGAGCACTACACAG aGAGAGCAGCGGGACTGTGCTGCCGTTTGATTGGCAGCTGTAAGCGGGGCATGCCTAAGCTGGCTGATTTATCGGTGAAGACCAAGGATATGTGGGAGATTCCCCGTGAATCCCTCCAGCTGATTAAGAAACTGGGCAACGGCCAGTTTGGAGAAGTCTGGATGG GCATGTGGAACGGCACCACCAAGGTAGCGGTGAAGACTCTGAAGCCGGGAACCATGTCCCCCGAGGCCTTCCTGGAGGAGGCTCAGATCATGAAGAGACTCCGCCACGACAAGCTGGTGCAGCTTTACGCCGTCGTGTCTGAGGAGCCCATCTACATTATCACCGAGTTCATGAGCCAAG GAAGTTTGCTGGACTTTCTAAAAGATGGGGAGGGGCAGGGTTTGAAACTGCCTCAGCTGGTGGACATGGCTGCCCAG ATTGCAGCTGGAATGGCGTACATAGAGAGGATGAACTACATCCACCGTGACCTGCGAGCAGCCAACATCCTGGTTGGAGACAATCTGGTGTGCAAGATCGCTGACTTTGGCCTGGCTAGGCTCATCGAGGACAATGAGTACACAGCCAGACAAG GGGCGAAGTTCCCCATCAAGTGGACGGCTCCAGAAGCTGCACTGTATGGACGCTTTACCATCAAGTCAGATGTCTGGAGCTTTGGCATCCTACTAACCGAGCTCATCACAAAGGGACGTGTGCCGTACCCAG GCATGAACAACCGTGAGGTGTTGGAGCAGGTGGAGAGGGGCTACCGAATGCCCTGTGCCCCAGGCTGCCCCTCCTCACTCCATGAACTGATGGTGCAGTGCTGGAGGCGGGAGGCCGATGAGAGGCACACTTTCGAGTACCTGCAGTCCTTCCTGGAGGATTACTTCACTGCCACAGAGCCGCAGTACCAGCCTGGAGAAAACCTgtga
- the yrk gene encoding tyrosine-protein kinase Fgr isoform X2 — protein MGCACCKQKKSAKAATTSAAAVDITDLTLNNAGGGLSAGLTQGRYCPDPTQSIPDFNKGFSSSSIFPNASTQQRPGGVTCGGVTLFIALYDYDARTEDDLTFQKGEKFQIINNTEGDWWEARSLDTGNSGYIPSNYVAPVDSIQAEEWYFGKMGRKDAERQLLGHGNQRGTFLIRESETTKGAYSLSIRDWDDAKGEHVKHYKIRKLDNGGYYITTRSQFDTVPQLVEHYTGSNDGLCYFLTKPCPNSTPLTMGLGRDAWEVSRETLSMQRKLGQGCFGDVWMGMWNGTTKVAVKTLKPGTMSPEAFLEEAQIMKRLRHDKLVQLYAVVSEEPIYIITEFMSQGSLLDFLKDGEGQGLKLPQLVDMAAQIAAGMAYIERMNYIHRDLRAANILVGDNLVCKIADFGLARLIEDNEYTARQGAKFPIKWTAPEAALYGRFTIKSDVWSFGILLTELITKGRVPYPGMNNREVLEQVERGYRMPCAPGCPSSLHELMVQCWRREADERHTFEYLQSFLEDYFTATEPQYQPGENL, from the exons ATGGGGTGTGCCTGTTGCAAGCAGAAGAAGTCCGCCAAAGCAGCaacaacatcagcagcagcagtagacaTTACAGATCTGACTCTTAACAACGCGGGTGGAGGGTTGTCTGCAGGCTTGACTCAGGGGCGTTACTGTCCTGACCCCACTCAGAGCATCCCAGACTTCAACAAGGGTTTCTCATCCAGTAGCATCTTCCCCAATGCCAGCACGCAGCAGCGGCCTGGAGGTGTAACAT GTGGTGGAGTCACGCTCTTCATAGCTCTGTATGATTATGATGCTCGCACAGAAGATGACCTCACTTTCCAGAAAGGAGAGAAATTTCAGATCATCAACAACAC AGAGGGCGACTGGTGGGAGGCTCGATCTTTGGACACTGGCAACTCAGGTTATATCCCCTCCAACTATGTAGCTCCTGTTGACTCCATACAAGCCGAAGA gTGGTATTTTGGGAAGATGGGGAGGAAGGATGCGGAAAGACAGCTGCTGGGCCATGGCAACCAGAGGGGAACTTTTCTCATACGAGAAAGTGAGACCACAAAAG GTGCTTACTCTCTTTCTATCCGTGACTGGGACGATGCCAAGGGAGAGCACGTCAAGCACTATAAGATCCGCAAACTGGACAATGGTGGCTACTATATTACCACGAGATCACAGTTTGATACCGTGCCACAGCTGGTGGAGCACTACACAG GCTCTAATGATGGGCTGTGTTATTTCCTGACCAAGCCCTGCCCCAACTCCACCCCGCTCACCATGGGTCTTGGGCGGGATGCCTGGGAGGTGTCCAGGGAAACGCTGTCCATGCAAAGGAAGCTGGGTCAGGGCTGTTTCGGGGACGTGTGGATGG GCATGTGGAACGGCACCACCAAGGTAGCGGTGAAGACTCTGAAGCCGGGAACCATGTCCCCCGAGGCCTTCCTGGAGGAGGCTCAGATCATGAAGAGACTCCGCCACGACAAGCTGGTGCAGCTTTACGCCGTCGTGTCTGAGGAGCCCATCTACATTATCACCGAGTTCATGAGCCAAG GAAGTTTGCTGGACTTTCTAAAAGATGGGGAGGGGCAGGGTTTGAAACTGCCTCAGCTGGTGGACATGGCTGCCCAG ATTGCAGCTGGAATGGCGTACATAGAGAGGATGAACTACATCCACCGTGACCTGCGAGCAGCCAACATCCTGGTTGGAGACAATCTGGTGTGCAAGATCGCTGACTTTGGCCTGGCTAGGCTCATCGAGGACAATGAGTACACAGCCAGACAAG GGGCGAAGTTCCCCATCAAGTGGACGGCTCCAGAAGCTGCACTGTATGGACGCTTTACCATCAAGTCAGATGTCTGGAGCTTTGGCATCCTACTAACCGAGCTCATCACAAAGGGACGTGTGCCGTACCCAG GCATGAACAACCGTGAGGTGTTGGAGCAGGTGGAGAGGGGCTACCGAATGCCCTGTGCCCCAGGCTGCCCCTCCTCACTCCATGAACTGATGGTGCAGTGCTGGAGGCGGGAGGCCGATGAGAGGCACACTTTCGAGTACCTGCAGTCCTTCCTGGAGGATTACTTCACTGCCACAGAGCCGCAGTACCAGCCTGGAGAAAACCTgtga
- the yrk gene encoding tyrosine-protein kinase Fgr isoform X3, whose translation MGCACCKQKKSAKAATTSAAAVDITDLTLNNAGGGLSAGLTQGRYCPDPTQSIPDFNKGFSSSSIFPNASTQQRPGGGGVTLFIALYDYDARTEDDLTFQKGEKFQIINNTEGDWWEARSLDTGNSGYIPSNYVAPVDSIQAEEWYFGKMGRKDAERQLLGHGNQRGTFLIRESETTKGAYSLSIRDWDDAKGEHVKHYKIRKLDNGGYYITTRSQFDTVPQLVEHYTERAAGLCCRLIGSCKRGMPKLADLSVKTKDMWEIPRESLQLIKKLGNGQFGEVWMGMWNGTTKVAVKTLKPGTMSPEAFLEEAQIMKRLRHDKLVQLYAVVSEEPIYIITEFMSQGSLLDFLKDGEGQGLKLPQLVDMAAQIAAGMAYIERMNYIHRDLRAANILVGDNLVCKIADFGLARLIEDNEYTARQGAKFPIKWTAPEAALYGRFTIKSDVWSFGILLTELITKGRVPYPGMNNREVLEQVERGYRMPCAPGCPSSLHELMVQCWRREADERHTFEYLQSFLEDYFTATEPQYQPGENL comes from the exons ATGGGGTGTGCCTGTTGCAAGCAGAAGAAGTCCGCCAAAGCAGCaacaacatcagcagcagcagtagacaTTACAGATCTGACTCTTAACAACGCGGGTGGAGGGTTGTCTGCAGGCTTGACTCAGGGGCGTTACTGTCCTGACCCCACTCAGAGCATCCCAGACTTCAACAAGGGTTTCTCATCCAGTAGCATCTTCCCCAATGCCAGCACGCAGCAGCGGCCTGGAG GTGGTGGAGTCACGCTCTTCATAGCTCTGTATGATTATGATGCTCGCACAGAAGATGACCTCACTTTCCAGAAAGGAGAGAAATTTCAGATCATCAACAACAC AGAGGGCGACTGGTGGGAGGCTCGATCTTTGGACACTGGCAACTCAGGTTATATCCCCTCCAACTATGTAGCTCCTGTTGACTCCATACAAGCCGAAGA gTGGTATTTTGGGAAGATGGGGAGGAAGGATGCGGAAAGACAGCTGCTGGGCCATGGCAACCAGAGGGGAACTTTTCTCATACGAGAAAGTGAGACCACAAAAG GTGCTTACTCTCTTTCTATCCGTGACTGGGACGATGCCAAGGGAGAGCACGTCAAGCACTATAAGATCCGCAAACTGGACAATGGTGGCTACTATATTACCACGAGATCACAGTTTGATACCGTGCCACAGCTGGTGGAGCACTACACAG aGAGAGCAGCGGGACTGTGCTGCCGTTTGATTGGCAGCTGTAAGCGGGGCATGCCTAAGCTGGCTGATTTATCGGTGAAGACCAAGGATATGTGGGAGATTCCCCGTGAATCCCTCCAGCTGATTAAGAAACTGGGCAACGGCCAGTTTGGAGAAGTCTGGATGG GCATGTGGAACGGCACCACCAAGGTAGCGGTGAAGACTCTGAAGCCGGGAACCATGTCCCCCGAGGCCTTCCTGGAGGAGGCTCAGATCATGAAGAGACTCCGCCACGACAAGCTGGTGCAGCTTTACGCCGTCGTGTCTGAGGAGCCCATCTACATTATCACCGAGTTCATGAGCCAAG GAAGTTTGCTGGACTTTCTAAAAGATGGGGAGGGGCAGGGTTTGAAACTGCCTCAGCTGGTGGACATGGCTGCCCAG ATTGCAGCTGGAATGGCGTACATAGAGAGGATGAACTACATCCACCGTGACCTGCGAGCAGCCAACATCCTGGTTGGAGACAATCTGGTGTGCAAGATCGCTGACTTTGGCCTGGCTAGGCTCATCGAGGACAATGAGTACACAGCCAGACAAG GGGCGAAGTTCCCCATCAAGTGGACGGCTCCAGAAGCTGCACTGTATGGACGCTTTACCATCAAGTCAGATGTCTGGAGCTTTGGCATCCTACTAACCGAGCTCATCACAAAGGGACGTGTGCCGTACCCAG GCATGAACAACCGTGAGGTGTTGGAGCAGGTGGAGAGGGGCTACCGAATGCCCTGTGCCCCAGGCTGCCCCTCCTCACTCCATGAACTGATGGTGCAGTGCTGGAGGCGGGAGGCCGATGAGAGGCACACTTTCGAGTACCTGCAGTCCTTCCTGGAGGATTACTTCACTGCCACAGAGCCGCAGTACCAGCCTGGAGAAAACCTgtga